One region of Mycolicibacterium rhodesiae NBB3 genomic DNA includes:
- a CDS encoding ABC transporter ATP-binding protein — protein MIRNLLRLIPAEHRGVLTTYTVLSFVSVILRAASALLLVPLLGALFTSTPADALTWLGALTAVTAAGWLVDMILARIGYRIGFALVDDTQHRMADRLTNIPLGWFTADNTAMARQAIAASAPDVVAFVANLLTPFLGAVLLPAAITVGLFVVSWQLGVTAAITLPLLLGALVASQRIVRAADAADSRAHNELTERILEFARTQQALRASRRATSARSQTGAAVTSAQGATMRLLLFQIPGQLLFSVASQIALIALAGTVTTLAVGGQIGAPEAVALLIVTVRFLEPFTVLADLSTAVENSRGVLTNLRTIIDAPGAAHVAADAVPSAGTRSPRVEFRGVGFRYGSADAEDVLSDLDFVLEPGTTTAIVGPSGSGKSTILSLIAGLHTPYRGQILVDGADVDDLDLGTRRALVSMVFQHPYLFDGSIRDNVRAGHPEADDKDIRDAMSLARVDEIVSRLPDGESTRVGEAGAALSGGERQRVSIARALVKPAGMLLIDEATSALDTENESSVTDAIRDDPRRRTRVIIAHRSTAIRDADQVLFVDGGAIIEQGTIDELTERGGRFAEFWLQHEKSSGWRIGAEV, from the coding sequence CGGCGCGCTGACCGCGGTCACCGCCGCAGGCTGGCTCGTCGACATGATCCTGGCGCGCATCGGTTACCGCATCGGTTTCGCACTGGTCGACGACACTCAGCACAGGATGGCCGATCGGCTGACCAACATCCCGCTGGGCTGGTTCACTGCCGACAACACCGCGATGGCACGACAGGCGATCGCCGCGAGCGCACCCGACGTCGTCGCGTTCGTCGCGAACCTGCTCACGCCGTTCCTGGGCGCGGTACTGCTGCCCGCGGCGATCACGGTCGGTTTGTTCGTCGTCTCCTGGCAACTCGGTGTGACCGCGGCCATCACGCTGCCGCTGCTGCTCGGCGCGCTCGTCGCAAGCCAGCGGATCGTGCGGGCCGCCGACGCCGCCGACTCCAGGGCACACAACGAGCTGACCGAGCGGATCCTGGAGTTCGCACGCACCCAGCAGGCGTTGCGAGCCAGCAGGAGGGCGACCTCCGCGCGCAGCCAGACGGGTGCGGCGGTGACCTCGGCGCAGGGTGCCACGATGCGGCTGCTGCTGTTCCAGATTCCGGGCCAGCTGTTGTTCAGCGTGGCAAGCCAGATCGCGCTCATCGCGCTGGCCGGCACCGTCACCACCTTGGCGGTGGGCGGCCAGATCGGCGCACCCGAGGCCGTCGCGCTCCTGATCGTCACCGTGCGGTTCCTGGAACCGTTCACCGTGCTGGCCGACCTCTCCACCGCCGTGGAGAACTCCCGTGGAGTACTGACGAACCTGCGCACCATCATCGACGCGCCCGGTGCCGCGCACGTCGCCGCCGACGCGGTGCCTTCAGCCGGAACCCGTTCGCCCCGTGTCGAATTCCGCGGCGTCGGCTTCCGCTACGGCAGCGCCGACGCCGAGGACGTCCTGTCCGACCTCGACTTCGTCCTCGAACCGGGGACCACGACGGCGATCGTCGGACCGTCGGGGTCGGGTAAGAGCACGATCCTGTCACTCATCGCGGGGTTGCACACACCGTATCGCGGCCAGATCCTCGTCGACGGCGCCGATGTCGACGATCTCGACTTGGGCACCCGCAGAGCGCTGGTGAGCATGGTGTTCCAGCATCCGTATCTGTTCGACGGGTCGATTCGCGACAACGTGCGTGCCGGCCACCCTGAGGCCGATGACAAGGACATCCGCGACGCGATGTCGTTGGCGCGGGTCGACGAGATCGTCTCGCGCCTACCCGATGGCGAGTCCACCCGCGTCGGCGAGGCAGGCGCGGCGCTCTCCGGTGGCGAGCGTCAGCGGGTGAGCATCGCGCGGGCACTCGTCAAGCCGGCGGGCATGCTGCTGATCGACGAGGCGACCAGCGCACTGGACACCGAGAACGAGTCGTCGGTCACCGATGCGATTAGAGACGACCCTCGCCGCCGCACGCGCGTCATCATCGCGCATCGGTCCACCGCCATCCGCGATGCCGATCAGGTGTTGTTCGTCGACGGCGGAGCGATCATTGAGCAGGGCACGATCGACGAACTCACCGAGCGCGGTGGACGTTTCGCCGAATTCTGGCTCCAGCATGAGAAAAGCTCTGGCTGGCGGATCGGCGCGGAGGTCTAG
- a CDS encoding non-ribosomal peptide synthetase encodes MTATETKVAVEDVMALSPLQQGLFSLSKLNSGEGGGEDPYVIAMSVDVFDEFDPELLRECAAALLARHPNLRASFFHGDLTRPVQVVPTRVEIPWRTVTASAGEVNALDADERLRPFDLERGPAIRFLIIDVPGSHRRFVVVAHHILLDGWSLPLFMGELIALYRANGDVGVLPPPPRPYRDYIGWLAGRDQDVSRRLWSEHLGGMDGPTLLTPSLTAGEPAAGAPRRTELKLDRDTTVRLADAARSRGVTVNTLVQMSWAVLLSAFTDRSDVVFGVTVSGRPSELTGVETMIGLFINTVPLRVRLDPTLGIGTQCVALQREAAKLRDHSYLAHSELRALGGVGEMYDSLLVYENFPPGELVGGGEFTANGATFRPASLESLSHFPVTIAAHMVDDRLTVLVEVVDGALGAMTPESLGERLLTTVQRMITQWGSALRDVSVLLDAELAATFEPIAASSHTGVHTKFTETAYTRLASPALSWSDGTLTYRELDEAADGLAAALVARGVCTEDPVAVCLSRGPAYVIAMLGVLKAGGVIVPLDPAMPADRIADILSQCDPAVVVDDALMSTAPVQPPDDFEPAVAHPGQAAYVVFTSGTTGRPKGVVGTHRALLAYAEDHAQQILCPAATRLSHPLRVAHAWSFTFDAAWQPLVALLDGHSVHIVDGDVQRDAEALVETIARHGIDMIDTTPSMLAQLYAVGLLTTVPLGVLALGGEAIGIAAWDQIRDECARTGMSAYNCYGPTETTVEAVVADIAAHEQPTIGRPTAPTRAHVLDSWLRPVPDAVAGELYLSGHQLTRGYLGRPGETAARFVADPNAAGERMYRTGDVVRRLPGGALQFLGRSDAQVKIRGFRVEPAEIAAVLHSHPAVHHAHVAVRERIRGGPRLMAYVAADPAPDVSELRAMLSKRLPRYMVPQSIAIIDQMPLTSHGKIDETALAAIAVDDGPSAAPETETESGLVAVLAELLDTTDIDVTAEFLSLGLDSIVALSVVQGARRRGIPLRARLMLECATIRELAAAVDSESVTFGRRDDETTGPIPVLPNVHWLFEQGQPRRLAQTEAIRLPDGITRSHLDRMLQAVVDGHEVLRSRLDFATMTLVEHEPRDILTEVWVDGPLEDAVAAHSRDAVERLAPQQGSMLSAVWLRQPEAPGVLVLTAHVLALDPASWRIVLGELDAGWHAIESGRDPVPALEHTSYRRWSRALAERAAHLDTADFWVDQLRGDDPILGARRVRPTDRVGDVVVSMSLTDAEVSKRLLNATEPTQNLLAVAAARTIERWRVHRGQDPSTPLLALETHGRADGLVHDADTSDTVGLLTAIYPMRVPSHGAMDAMPGDGIDYGLLRYLRPDTAERLKAYAEPQILLNFLGRIHVAVGGAMRPDRALLANVSPLPEPDLAVRHAVTILAAVIGEGDSQVLGTQWRTLPDILSADDVATLQSMWQDSLREVAP; translated from the coding sequence GTGACCGCCACCGAGACGAAGGTGGCCGTCGAGGATGTGATGGCGCTCAGCCCGCTGCAGCAGGGGTTGTTCTCGCTGTCGAAGCTGAACAGCGGCGAGGGCGGGGGTGAGGACCCTTATGTGATCGCCATGTCCGTCGACGTTTTCGACGAGTTCGACCCGGAGTTGTTGCGCGAGTGTGCCGCTGCGCTGCTGGCGCGCCATCCGAACCTGCGGGCGAGCTTCTTCCACGGCGACCTGACTCGGCCCGTCCAGGTGGTGCCCACCCGGGTGGAGATCCCATGGCGGACGGTCACCGCGTCGGCGGGTGAGGTCAACGCGCTCGACGCCGACGAGCGGCTCCGGCCGTTCGATCTCGAACGCGGCCCCGCGATTCGCTTCCTGATCATCGACGTCCCCGGATCGCATCGGCGTTTCGTCGTCGTTGCCCACCACATCCTGCTCGACGGCTGGTCACTACCGCTGTTCATGGGCGAACTGATCGCCCTGTACCGCGCAAACGGTGACGTCGGTGTGCTGCCACCGCCCCCGCGGCCATATCGCGACTACATCGGTTGGCTGGCCGGGCGCGATCAGGACGTGAGCCGGCGGCTGTGGTCCGAACACCTTGGCGGCATGGACGGTCCGACGCTGCTGACCCCATCGCTGACCGCCGGTGAACCTGCGGCCGGTGCACCTCGACGCACCGAGCTGAAACTGGACCGGGACACCACCGTGCGGTTGGCCGATGCCGCACGGTCGCGGGGCGTCACCGTCAACACACTCGTCCAGATGAGCTGGGCGGTGCTGCTGTCGGCGTTCACCGACCGCAGTGACGTCGTGTTCGGCGTCACCGTGTCCGGCCGCCCCAGTGAACTGACCGGAGTCGAGACGATGATCGGTCTGTTCATCAACACCGTGCCGCTTCGAGTGCGGTTGGACCCGACGCTCGGAATCGGGACGCAATGCGTTGCACTGCAACGTGAAGCGGCGAAGCTACGCGATCACAGCTACCTGGCCCACTCCGAACTCCGGGCCTTGGGCGGTGTCGGCGAGATGTACGACAGCCTGCTGGTCTACGAGAACTTCCCGCCGGGCGAACTCGTCGGCGGAGGAGAGTTCACCGCCAACGGGGCCACGTTCCGGCCCGCGTCGCTGGAGAGCCTTTCGCACTTTCCGGTGACGATCGCCGCCCATATGGTCGACGACCGACTCACCGTGCTCGTCGAGGTCGTCGACGGCGCCCTGGGCGCGATGACTCCCGAGTCCCTCGGTGAACGCCTGCTGACCACGGTGCAGCGGATGATCACCCAGTGGGGCAGTGCACTTCGTGATGTCAGCGTGCTCCTCGACGCAGAGCTGGCGGCCACCTTCGAGCCGATAGCCGCATCGAGCCACACCGGCGTGCACACCAAGTTCACCGAGACCGCATACACCAGGCTGGCGTCGCCCGCGCTCAGCTGGTCGGACGGCACACTCACGTACCGCGAACTGGACGAGGCCGCCGACGGACTGGCCGCCGCGTTGGTGGCGCGCGGAGTATGCACGGAAGATCCGGTGGCGGTGTGTCTTTCGCGCGGTCCTGCCTACGTGATCGCGATGCTCGGTGTGCTCAAGGCGGGCGGGGTGATCGTTCCCCTCGACCCCGCCATGCCTGCCGATCGGATCGCAGACATCCTCAGTCAGTGCGATCCCGCGGTCGTCGTCGACGATGCGCTGATGTCGACCGCACCCGTACAACCGCCGGACGACTTCGAGCCTGCCGTCGCACACCCCGGCCAGGCCGCGTATGTGGTGTTCACCTCGGGCACGACGGGTCGACCGAAGGGGGTCGTCGGAACCCATCGGGCACTGCTGGCCTACGCCGAGGACCACGCGCAGCAGATCCTGTGCCCTGCGGCGACGCGGCTGAGCCATCCGTTGCGCGTGGCGCATGCCTGGTCGTTCACGTTCGACGCCGCCTGGCAACCCTTGGTCGCGCTGCTCGACGGCCACTCGGTGCACATCGTCGACGGTGACGTCCAGCGTGACGCCGAGGCGCTGGTCGAGACGATCGCTCGGCACGGCATCGACATGATCGACACCACCCCGTCGATGCTGGCCCAGCTGTACGCTGTCGGTCTGCTGACCACGGTGCCTCTCGGTGTTCTCGCGCTGGGTGGCGAGGCGATCGGCATCGCCGCGTGGGACCAGATCCGTGACGAATGCGCGCGCACCGGTATGTCGGCCTACAACTGTTACGGCCCAACCGAAACCACCGTCGAAGCGGTCGTCGCGGACATCGCCGCACATGAACAGCCCACCATCGGTCGGCCAACGGCGCCGACCCGTGCCCATGTGCTCGACTCGTGGCTGCGACCCGTGCCCGACGCCGTGGCGGGCGAGCTCTACCTGTCCGGCCATCAGTTGACGCGCGGATATCTGGGCAGGCCCGGCGAGACGGCGGCCCGGTTCGTCGCCGACCCGAACGCGGCCGGCGAACGGATGTACCGCACCGGGGATGTGGTGCGACGCCTGCCTGGCGGTGCCCTGCAGTTCCTGGGTCGTTCCGACGCACAGGTCAAGATCCGCGGATTCCGCGTCGAGCCGGCTGAAATCGCGGCGGTGTTGCATTCGCACCCCGCGGTGCACCACGCGCACGTCGCAGTCCGCGAGCGGATCCGCGGCGGACCGCGTTTGATGGCCTACGTCGCCGCAGACCCAGCGCCCGATGTCTCGGAACTGCGCGCGATGCTGTCGAAACGGTTGCCGCGCTACATGGTTCCGCAGAGCATCGCGATCATCGACCAGATGCCGCTGACCTCACACGGCAAGATCGACGAAACAGCGCTGGCGGCCATCGCCGTCGACGACGGTCCGTCGGCCGCACCCGAAACCGAAACCGAATCAGGGCTCGTCGCCGTGCTTGCCGAGCTGCTCGACACCACGGATATCGATGTCACCGCCGAGTTCCTCTCGCTCGGCCTGGACAGCATCGTGGCGCTGTCGGTGGTGCAGGGTGCACGCAGGCGCGGAATCCCGTTGCGGGCGAGGCTGATGCTCGAGTGCGCGACGATCCGCGAACTCGCCGCGGCGGTCGACAGCGAGTCGGTGACGTTCGGTCGCCGCGACGACGAAACGACGGGACCCATCCCCGTCCTGCCGAACGTGCACTGGCTGTTCGAGCAGGGGCAGCCGCGGCGGCTGGCGCAGACCGAGGCGATCCGGTTGCCGGACGGCATCACCCGGTCACACCTCGACCGGATGTTGCAAGCCGTCGTCGACGGTCACGAGGTGCTGCGCAGCCGCCTCGACTTCGCCACGATGACGCTCGTCGAGCACGAACCCCGGGACATCCTCACCGAGGTGTGGGTTGACGGTCCGCTCGAGGACGCAGTCGCCGCGCACTCTCGCGATGCCGTGGAACGCCTTGCTCCGCAGCAGGGTTCGATGCTGTCGGCGGTGTGGCTGCGGCAGCCCGAGGCACCCGGTGTGCTCGTGCTGACTGCGCACGTCCTCGCGCTCGACCCGGCGTCGTGGCGGATCGTGCTCGGCGAACTCGATGCCGGCTGGCACGCCATCGAGTCGGGGCGGGACCCGGTGCCCGCGCTGGAGCACACCAGCTACCGGCGGTGGTCGCGTGCGCTCGCCGAGCGCGCCGCCCACCTCGACACAGCGGACTTCTGGGTCGACCAACTCCGAGGCGACGACCCGATTCTGGGTGCCCGGCGAGTTCGGCCGACCGACCGCGTCGGCGACGTCGTGGTGTCCATGTCGCTGACCGATGCCGAAGTCTCGAAGCGGCTGCTGAACGCAACCGAGCCCACCCAGAATCTGTTGGCCGTCGCGGCAGCACGGACCATCGAGCGCTGGCGGGTTCACCGCGGGCAGGACCCTTCGACGCCGCTGCTGGCATTGGAAACCCATGGCCGCGCCGACGGTCTCGTCCATGACGCGGACACCTCCGACACTGTTGGCCTGCTCACCGCCATCTACCCGATGCGAGTCCCGTCGCACGGGGCGATGGATGCGATGCCGGGGGACGGGATCGACTACGGGCTGCTGCGTTACCTGCGGCCCGACACCGCCGAGCGTCTCAAGGCGTATGCCGAACCGCAGATCCTGCTGAACTTTCTCGGCAGAATCCACGTCGCGGTGGGCGGCGCGATGCGCCCGGATCGGGCTCTGCTGGCCAACGTCTCGCCACTGCCCGAACCCGACCTCGCCGTGCGACACGCGGTGACCATCCTGGCGGCGGTCATCGGCGAGGGGGATTCCCAGGTGCTGGGCACGCAGTGGCGCACACTGCCGGACATCCTGTCCGCCGACGACGTCGCCACCCTGCAGTCGATGTGGCAGGACTCGCTGAGAGAGGTTGCACCATGA
- the mbtG gene encoding NADPH-dependent L-lysine N(6)-monooxygenase MbtG, producing the protein MRPTLAVVGAGAKAVAVAAKAAELNHMGVDVPEVVAVERTGVAANWQAEGGWTDGQHRLGTSPEKDVGFPYRSSFPVLRAGAQAPGRNAELDDRMTRHSWQSYLIATGQFAEWIDRGRPAPTHRRWSQYLRWVATNCEMNVISGEVTRIAVDTEADAPRWALHTSEKAVLADGLMITGPGQPERSILPGNPRVLSIAQFWHRAARNELSAERVAVIGGGETAASMLNELFRHRVSTITVISPGVTLFTRGEGFFENMLFSDPTGWTALTLEERRDALARTDRGVFSARVQEALLSDDRIRHLRGRVAHAVARDSRIRLTLSTNQGGENLETAHGFDLVIDGSGADALWFVPLLGQDALDLLELGLGGPLTGESLQEFIGDDLALTDITPKLFLPGLSGLTQGPGFPNLSCLGLLSDRILGSDLVANRGLSERPSGRANASTPEIAHRAAG; encoded by the coding sequence ATGAGGCCCACCCTCGCCGTCGTCGGCGCAGGCGCCAAAGCTGTCGCTGTCGCAGCCAAGGCTGCCGAGTTGAACCACATGGGCGTCGATGTGCCCGAAGTCGTTGCGGTGGAGCGCACCGGGGTCGCGGCAAACTGGCAGGCCGAGGGTGGCTGGACCGACGGTCAGCACCGGCTGGGCACCAGTCCGGAGAAGGACGTCGGATTCCCGTACCGCTCGTCGTTCCCTGTCCTGCGGGCGGGGGCCCAGGCGCCGGGCCGCAACGCCGAACTCGACGACCGTATGACGCGCCACAGCTGGCAGTCATACCTGATCGCCACCGGCCAGTTCGCCGAATGGATCGACCGCGGCAGGCCCGCGCCCACCCACCGCCGGTGGAGCCAGTACCTGAGGTGGGTCGCAACCAACTGCGAGATGAACGTCATCTCCGGTGAGGTCACCAGGATCGCCGTCGATACCGAAGCCGATGCGCCGCGGTGGGCACTGCACACCTCTGAGAAGGCGGTGCTCGCAGACGGATTGATGATCACCGGCCCCGGTCAACCCGAGCGGTCGATCCTGCCGGGCAACCCGCGGGTGTTGTCGATCGCGCAGTTCTGGCACCGAGCCGCGCGCAACGAATTGTCGGCCGAGCGCGTCGCGGTCATCGGGGGAGGCGAGACCGCCGCATCGATGCTCAATGAGCTTTTCCGGCATCGGGTTTCGACGATCACGGTCATCTCGCCAGGTGTCACCCTGTTCACGCGCGGTGAGGGTTTCTTCGAGAACATGCTGTTCTCCGACCCCACCGGCTGGACAGCTCTCACTCTCGAGGAACGGCGGGACGCGTTGGCGCGCACCGACCGGGGGGTGTTCTCCGCACGGGTTCAAGAGGCGCTGCTGTCCGACGATCGGATCCGTCACCTGCGGGGCCGCGTCGCGCATGCGGTGGCGCGAGACAGCCGAATCCGCCTGACGCTGAGCACGAATCAGGGCGGCGAGAATCTCGAGACCGCGCACGGCTTCGACCTGGTGATCGACGGGTCAGGTGCCGACGCGCTGTGGTTCGTGCCGCTGCTGGGCCAGGATGCACTGGATCTGCTTGAACTCGGCTTGGGCGGTCCACTCACCGGTGAGTCGTTGCAGGAGTTCATCGGCGACGATCTGGCGCTCACCGATATCACACCGAAACTGTTCCTGCCCGGACTGTCCGGACTCACCCAGGGACCGGGCTTTCCCAACCTCTCCTGCCTGGGACTGCTGTCTGACAGGATTCTCGGCTCCGACCTCGTCGCAAATCGAGGCTTGTCCGAGCGACCATCAGGCAGGGCCAACGCCTCCACGCCCGAGATTGCGCACAGGGCCGCGGGCTGA